One Candidatus Dependentiae bacterium genomic window, GCATGTATTGAGTTGATGGTTTTACTTTGGCTGGCAAAAGCAAGCCCCATGTTAAAATATGCTTGTGCAGTGTGTGGATTAAGCTCAATTACGTCTTGATACTTAGCAATTGCTTGTTCATATAATTGTTTTTCGAATAATGTATTTGCTTCATTAAACACTTCTGCAAAGTTTGCTTTAGCAGATATGCATACGGGAATAATAAGTGTTGCAAGTACAGCTAGCTGACATTTCATGAACTAATCCTTTTTTTGAGTTCTTGTTTGAGTGCAGTTGTTATGTCGTGCATGGCACTTTGCCAATCGCCACGTTGATGTTGTTTGAATAAACGCATATTAGGGTACCATGGGGTATCATTTCTTCCAATAATCCATCGCCAGTCTGCAGGTTCTGGTAACAATACCCAGGTAGGTGTACCAAGTGCTGCTGCAAAATGTGCGATAGATGTATCAATGGTTATTACCAAATCTAGTTGCTTAATGACAGCAGCAGTATCCATAAATCGACCATGTGTATTGTCAAAGTCACCAGTAAATTCTTTTATGGTTAATTTTCCATTGAGCTCTTTCAGCTGATCCGTACCGCCAACTTTTTGTAACGAGTACAAGCTGATGCCTTTTATATCTGCAAGTGGTAAAAATGTATGTGCATGGCATGATTTTGCTTTGACTGTTTCACGCAATGCTTGCGTAGAATAATTAGGGTTGCCGTGCCAGCATAAACCAATTTTAAAGTTAGTGTCGGTTGCAAGCTCTTTTTGCCAATATGCGACAAGTTCTGGTTTGGCGTATAAATAAGGAATATTGGTGGGTACGGTATCTATTTGTGTCTTGAATAATAAAGGTAAGCTCATAGTTGCTACATGAAAATCAAAATCTGGGAGTATATCTCCGACACTTACTACACGGTCAATATATGGGCATTGTTGCAAAATAGTTTTGAGTGGTGATTGT contains:
- a CDS encoding tetratricopeptide repeat protein, which encodes MKIHQQLSILLLLWPAHNYTQTTTLPANAHVQIADIYRDHNAFDDAIVHYKNAYEQNTRDLNVLLKLANTYNIINEHEHALALYKKGMELAPQSTTMRYNAGYSLRQMGKNKEAIEFYEQTIKLNPHYAKSHFSLGLSLLQLGNFERGWQEHEWRWAAYDEKPPEYKKPVWDGSDPKGKTIFITCEQGLGDTFQFIRYAQLLKEKGAQVLVQTQSPLKTILQQCPYIDRVVSVGDILPDFDFHVATMSLPLLFKTQIDTVPTNIPYLYAKPELVAYWQKELATDTNFKIGLCWHGNPNYSTQALRETVKAKSCHAHTFLPLADIKGISLYSLQKVGGTDQLKELNGKLTIKEFTGDFDNTHGRFMDTAAVIKQLDLVITIDTSIAHFAAALGTPTWVLLPEPADWRWIIGRNDTPWYPNMRLFKQHQRGDWQSAMHDITTALKQELKKRISS